One Candidatus Profftella armatura genomic region harbors:
- a CDS encoding AAA family ATPase produces the protein MSQQDEEHIGYLKKYTIDLTEKARLGKLDPVIGRDDEIRRAIQVLQRRSKNNPVLIGEPGVGKTAIVEGLAQRIINGEVPNSLLSKKILLLDIALLLAGTKYRGEFEDRLKKILKEISNNQKNIIIFIDELHTMIGTGKVEGSIDAGNMLKPELSRGELHCIGATTLNEYRQYIEKDAAFERRFQKILVEEPDIEETISILRGLQKKYEVHHGVEITDPAIVAASELSYRYISDRFMPDKAIDLIDEAAAKIKIEIDSKPEIMDKLERRLIQLKIEHEAIKREYDESSKKRLLLIKKEINKLEIKYANLEKIWKYEKTLIKDSQQIKEEIEKVRLKINKATRKSDWQTVSKLKYGELNKLERILKEKSQKDIQLPNNANKFTLLKTKVGSEEIAEIVSRTTGIPVSKIVQVEREKLLNIENLLCKRVVGQDEAISAVSNAIRRSRSGLSDAKRPYGSFMFLGPTGVGKTELCKTLSACIFNNEESIIRIDMSEFIEKHSISRLIGAPPGYIGYEEGGYLTEIVRRKPYSLILLDEIEKANSDVFNILLQILDDGRLTDNRGRTINFRNTIIVMTSNLGSDKIKEMEKGDKEIIKLAVMNEVKIYFRPEFINRIDDIIVFRYLNRKNILSIANIQLNILKNKLLKMNMDLKISKAALKKISNIGFDLIYGARPLKRVIQQKIENPLSKLILSGYFVEKDTIYIDIQDNILSFNKNKI, from the coding sequence TTGTCACAACAGGATGAAGAACACATAGGGTATTTAAAAAAATACACAATAGATTTAACTGAAAAAGCTAGATTAGGAAAATTAGACCCTGTAATTGGGCGTGATGATGAAATTCGACGAGCAATACAAGTATTACAAAGAAGAAGTAAAAATAACCCTGTTTTAATCGGAGAACCTGGAGTAGGTAAAACAGCTATTGTAGAGGGATTAGCTCAACGAATTATAAATGGAGAAGTCCCTAATAGTTTGTTATCAAAAAAAATTTTATTACTAGATATAGCTTTATTACTAGCTGGAACAAAATATCGTGGAGAATTTGAAGATCGCTTAAAAAAAATATTAAAAGAAATATCTAATAATCAAAAAAATATTATAATTTTTATAGATGAATTACATACTATGATTGGAACAGGTAAAGTAGAGGGCTCTATAGATGCTGGTAATATGCTGAAACCAGAATTATCTCGTGGAGAACTTCATTGTATTGGGGCCACCACACTTAATGAATATCGTCAATATATAGAAAAAGATGCAGCATTTGAGCGCCGTTTTCAAAAAATTTTAGTAGAAGAGCCTGATATCGAGGAAACTATTTCAATTTTACGGGGATTACAAAAAAAATATGAAGTTCATCATGGTGTTGAAATTACTGATCCTGCTATTGTAGCAGCGTCAGAATTATCATATCGCTATATTAGCGATAGATTTATGCCAGATAAAGCTATTGATTTAATTGATGAAGCTGCAGCTAAAATTAAAATTGAAATAGATTCTAAACCAGAAATTATGGATAAATTAGAAAGACGATTAATTCAACTGAAAATAGAGCATGAAGCTATAAAACGTGAGTATGATGAATCATCAAAAAAAAGATTATTACTTATTAAAAAAGAAATTAATAAATTAGAAATTAAATATGCTAATTTGGAAAAGATATGGAAATATGAAAAAACCTTAATAAAAGATAGTCAACAGATTAAGGAGGAAATTGAAAAAGTACGCTTAAAAATAAACAAGGCTACTAGAAAAAGTGACTGGCAAACTGTATCAAAATTAAAATATGGAGAATTAAATAAATTAGAAAGAATATTAAAAGAAAAATCACAAAAAGATATACAATTACCTAATAACGCAAATAAATTTACTTTACTCAAAACTAAAGTTGGATCTGAAGAAATAGCTGAAATTGTTTCACGTACCACAGGAATACCAGTGTCAAAAATAGTACAAGTAGAACGTGAAAAATTATTAAATATAGAAAATTTATTATGTAAAAGAGTTGTTGGTCAAGATGAAGCAATTTCAGCGGTTTCAAATGCAATTCGACGTTCTCGATCTGGTTTATCTGATGCTAAACGTCCATATGGTTCTTTTATGTTTTTAGGTCCTACTGGAGTTGGGAAAACAGAATTATGTAAAACATTATCCGCATGTATATTTAATAATGAAGAATCAATAATAAGAATTGACATGAGTGAATTTATAGAAAAACATTCTATTTCTCGTTTAATTGGCGCACCTCCAGGTTATATTGGATATGAAGAAGGAGGTTATTTAACAGAAATAGTTCGTAGAAAACCATATAGTTTAATTTTATTAGATGAAATTGAAAAAGCAAATTCAGATGTCTTTAATATATTATTACAAATACTAGATGATGGTCGTTTAACAGATAACCGTGGTCGTACTATAAATTTTAGAAATACAATTATTGTTATGACATCAAATCTTGGATCTGATAAAATTAAAGAGATGGAAAAGGGAGATAAAGAAATTATAAAATTAGCAGTAATGAATGAAGTAAAAATATATTTTCGACCTGAATTTATAAATCGTATTGATGATATTATTGTTTTTCGTTATCTTAATAGAAAAAATATTCTTTCTATTGCGAATATACAATTAAATATTCTAAAAAATAAATTATTAAAAATGAATATGGATCTTAAAATTAGTAAAGCGGCATTAAAAAAAATTTCTAATATAGGATTTGATTTAATATATGGAGCCCGTCCTTTAAAAAGAGTAATTCAACAGAAAATTGAAAATCCGCTTTCTAAATTAATTTTATCTGGATATTTTGTAGAAAAAGATACTATATATATTGATATACAAGATAATATCTTATCTTTTAATAAAAATAAAATTTAA
- the rpsA gene encoding 30S ribosomal protein S1: MSTTIILNQDSTKKGPDSFATLFKESLLRHDMRSGEVISAEVIGLDRNFVIINADLKSEAFIPIEEFKNDNGELEVKIGDFVSVAIESLENGFGDTILSRDKAKRLASWLSLEKAMESGEIITGTINGKVKGGLTVLTNGLKAFLPGSLVDIRPVKDTTPFEGKTMDFKVIKLDRKRNNVVLSHRAVIEESMGEERQKLIETLKEGCTVKGVVKNITDYGAFIDLGGIDGLLHITDIAWRRVKHPSEILTIGQDISTKILKYDQEKNRVSLGMKQLGIDPWIGLSFRYPRGTRLLGKVTNLTDYGAFVEIEKGIEGLVHISEMDWINKNVTPSKIVQLNDTVEIMILEINEERRRISLGMKQCKDNPWENFSIIHKKGEKIKGIIKSITDFGIFIGLDGNIDGLIHLSDLSWTDPGEEIIRNFKKGDEIEAIILSIDVEKERISLGIKQLEGDPFNNYVNINDKGSLVNGIIKSIDTNKGAIIQLSNEVEGYLRISEEDNKHEKKLKIGENIDVLINHIDHKTRYIQLSFKKKEVIKKKKLLTSINANTISGTTNLGLILKAELEKIK, translated from the coding sequence ATGTCAACTACCATTATTCTTAATCAAGATTCTACAAAAAAAGGTCCAGATAGTTTTGCGACTTTATTTAAAGAATCTTTATTACGTCATGATATGCGATCTGGAGAAGTAATTTCTGCTGAAGTTATTGGTTTAGATCGTAATTTTGTTATTATTAATGCAGATTTAAAATCCGAAGCATTTATCCCTATTGAAGAATTTAAAAATGATAATGGCGAACTTGAAGTTAAAATTGGTGATTTTGTTTCTGTTGCAATTGAATCTTTAGAAAATGGTTTTGGAGATACTATTTTATCTCGTGATAAAGCTAAACGTTTAGCTTCATGGCTTTCTTTAGAAAAAGCCATGGAATCTGGAGAAATTATTACTGGCACTATAAATGGAAAGGTTAAGGGTGGTTTAACTGTTTTAACAAATGGTCTAAAAGCTTTTTTACCTGGCTCACTTGTTGATATACGCCCTGTTAAAGATACCACCCCATTTGAAGGAAAAACAATGGATTTCAAGGTTATTAAACTTGATCGTAAGCGCAATAATGTTGTATTGTCACATCGCGCGGTAATTGAAGAATCCATGGGAGAAGAACGCCAAAAACTAATAGAAACTCTTAAAGAAGGATGTACTGTTAAAGGTGTTGTAAAAAATATAACCGATTATGGGGCTTTCATAGATCTAGGTGGAATTGATGGTTTATTACATATTACTGATATAGCATGGCGTCGTGTTAAACATCCTTCAGAAATTTTAACTATTGGTCAAGATATTTCTACTAAAATTTTAAAATATGATCAAGAAAAAAATCGCGTTTCATTAGGTATGAAACAATTAGGAATTGATCCATGGATTGGATTATCTTTTCGCTACCCACGAGGAACACGTTTATTGGGTAAAGTTACTAATTTAACTGATTATGGTGCATTTGTTGAAATTGAAAAAGGTATTGAAGGCCTAGTTCATATATCTGAAATGGATTGGATCAATAAAAATGTTACTCCAAGTAAAATTGTTCAATTAAATGATACTGTTGAAATTATGATATTGGAAATAAATGAAGAAAGACGTCGTATTAGTTTGGGAATGAAACAATGTAAAGATAATCCTTGGGAAAATTTTTCTATCATACACAAAAAAGGCGAGAAAATAAAAGGTATAATTAAATCAATTACTGATTTTGGAATATTTATTGGATTAGATGGTAATATTGATGGACTTATACATTTATCAGATTTATCCTGGACTGATCCAGGAGAAGAGATTATACGAAATTTTAAAAAGGGAGATGAAATTGAAGCTATCATACTTTCAATTGATGTTGAAAAAGAACGTATTTCTTTAGGAATTAAACAACTTGAGGGTGATCCATTTAATAATTATGTTAATATAAATGATAAAGGTTCATTAGTAAACGGTATTATTAAGTCTATTGATACCAATAAAGGAGCAATTATTCAATTATCAAATGAAGTAGAAGGTTATTTACGTATTTCTGAAGAAGATAATAAACATGAAAAAAAATTAAAAATAGGTGAAAATATTGATGTACTTATTAATCATATTGATCATAAAACACGATATATTCAACTGTCTTTTAAAAAAAAAGAAGTTATCAAAAAGAAAAAATTATTAACATCCATTAATGCTAACACAATTTCCGGTACAACAAATTTAGGCTTAATATTAAAAGCTGAACTAGAAAAAATAAAATAA
- a CDS encoding electron transfer flavoprotein-ubiquinone oxidoreductase, with protein sequence MNYISSLNHSLINKYGPRESIEYDVIIVGGGPSGLSAAIRLKQLAIKKNKEIKICVLEKGSELGAHILSGAIIDPRSIFELFPKEKLNKLFNTPVIEERFLFLSSKKSYKIPSWILPICFKNHGNYIISLSDLVRWMGKKAENMGIDIFSGFSASEILYDSKNNVCGIATNNFGINKEGIIKKNFQLGIELYAKYTLFAEGSRGHLSKQIIKKFNLDNKKDPQTYSLGIKELWTINPKLHKKGLVIHTIGWPLDYKTYGGGFLYHMENNQISIGYIISLDYKNPYLSPFEEFQRYKTHPKICKILKGGKRISYGARTITTGGLQSLPEFIFDGGAFIGCNAGFMNVSRIKGIHTSIKSGILVADSIFKKICSNNKFNKLITYKTSFQASWLYKELYKARNFKPAMKKGLYIGMLIIGIDQILFSGKFPFTLHNINSDYTYLEPASKHIPIKYPNPDNKLTFDKLSSIYVSNINHDEDQPIHLILKNKKIPIHINFSIYAGPEARYCPAGVYEFIIEKNKIQHLQINAQNCIHCKTCDIKDPTQNIEWITPEGGSGTNYPNM encoded by the coding sequence ATGAATTATATATCTTCATTAAATCATTCTTTAATTAATAAATATGGACCTAGGGAATCTATTGAATATGATGTGATTATAGTTGGAGGTGGCCCATCAGGGCTTTCTGCGGCAATCAGGCTTAAACAATTAGCTATTAAAAAAAATAAAGAAATTAAAATCTGTGTACTAGAAAAAGGAAGTGAACTTGGGGCACATATTTTATCAGGAGCAATAATAGATCCACGATCTATTTTCGAGTTATTCCCAAAAGAAAAATTAAATAAATTATTCAATACTCCTGTTATAGAAGAACGTTTTTTATTTTTATCTTCAAAAAAATCATACAAAATTCCATCTTGGATACTGCCAATTTGTTTTAAAAATCACGGTAATTATATTATCTCACTTTCAGATTTAGTTCGCTGGATGGGTAAAAAAGCAGAAAATATGGGGATAGATATTTTTTCTGGTTTTTCTGCATCTGAAATTTTATATGATAGTAAAAATAATGTTTGCGGGATTGCTACTAATAATTTTGGTATAAATAAAGAGGGTATAATTAAAAAAAATTTTCAATTAGGAATAGAATTATATGCAAAATATACATTATTTGCAGAAGGATCAAGAGGGCATCTCAGTAAACAAATAATTAAAAAATTTAATTTAGATAATAAAAAAGATCCACAAACTTATAGTTTAGGAATTAAAGAACTCTGGACAATAAACCCAAAATTACATAAAAAGGGTTTAGTAATTCATACAATTGGTTGGCCTCTTGATTATAAAACTTACGGTGGTGGATTTTTATATCATATGGAAAATAATCAAATTTCTATTGGATACATTATCTCTCTTGATTATAAAAATCCTTATTTATCTCCATTTGAGGAGTTTCAACGTTATAAAACTCATCCAAAAATATGTAAAATTTTAAAAGGTGGAAAAAGAATTTCTTATGGCGCGAGAACTATAACAACTGGGGGGTTGCAATCATTGCCAGAATTTATTTTTGATGGAGGAGCATTCATTGGTTGTAATGCAGGATTTATGAATGTAAGTCGTATAAAAGGTATACATACCTCAATAAAAAGCGGTATATTAGTGGCGGATTCGATATTTAAAAAGATTTGTTCTAATAATAAATTTAATAAATTAATAACATATAAAACAAGTTTTCAAGCTTCTTGGTTATATAAAGAACTTTATAAAGCTCGTAATTTTAAACCAGCAATGAAAAAAGGATTATATATTGGTATGTTAATAATAGGGATTGATCAAATATTATTTTCCGGAAAATTTCCTTTTACATTACATAATATAAATTCAGATTACACTTATCTTGAACCTGCTTCAAAACATATTCCTATAAAATATCCTAACCCAGATAATAAATTAACATTTGATAAACTTTCTTCAATATATGTTTCAAATATTAATCATGATGAAGATCAACCGATACATCTTATATTAAAAAATAAAAAAATACCTATTCATATAAATTTTTCTATTTATGCGGGACCTGAGGCTCGTTATTGTCCAGCTGGTGTATATGAATTTATAATAGAAAAAAATAAAATCCAACATTTACAAATTAATGCACAAAATTGTATTCATTGTAAAACTTGTGATATAAAAGATCCTACTCAAAATATTGAATGGATTACTCCGGAGGGAGGAAGTGGAACAAATTATCCTAATATGTAA
- the ssb gene encoding single-stranded DNA-binding protein: MASVNKVIIIGNLGRDPETRYMSNGDAVTNVSIATTENWRDKNSGEKRELTEWHRITFYRKLAQIVKQYLKKGSQIYIEGRLQTRKWTNKEGVEKYITEVIADNMQMLGSRKNTNEKNISNNLENNFFNIMSARKNYTSNTNNEKEKSKENFKTQPLPISNFLEADDDVPF, from the coding sequence ATGGCCTCTGTAAATAAAGTAATTATTATTGGTAATCTTGGTCGAGATCCTGAGACACGTTATATGTCTAATGGTGATGCCGTTACTAATGTAAGCATTGCAACAACAGAAAATTGGAGAGATAAAAATTCTGGAGAAAAAAGGGAATTAACAGAATGGCATCGAATTACTTTTTATCGTAAACTAGCGCAAATTGTAAAACAATACTTAAAAAAAGGATCACAAATATATATAGAAGGACGTTTACAAACACGAAAATGGACTAATAAGGAAGGAGTTGAAAAATATATTACAGAAGTTATTGCTGATAACATGCAAATGTTAGGTAGTCGTAAAAATACAAATGAAAAAAATATTTCTAATAATTTAGAAAATAATTTTTTTAATATAATGTCTGCACGTAAAAATTATACTTCAAATACTAATAACGAAAAAGAAAAATCTAAAGAAAATTTTAAAACACAACCACTGCCTATATCTAATTTTTTAGAAGCAGATGATGATGTTCCATTTTAA
- the gyrA gene encoding DNA gyrase subunit A produces MNQFAKEVISILLEEEMCKSYLDYAMSVIVGRALPDVRDGLKPVHRRVLFAMHEMNNLWNRPFVKCARVVGETMGKYHPHGDVSIYDALVRMAQSFSLRCTLVDGQGNFGSIDGDSAAAMRYTECRLNKISNELLIDLDKETINFISNYDGKEKEPSVLPTRIPNLLINGSSGIAVGMATNIPPHNLTEVIDGVLYVLHNPECSINDLIKIIPAPDFPTAGIIYGLSSVHDGYYTGKGRVIIRAKTHIEEFNRENRTAIIIDELPYQVNKKSLLEKISQLVKEKKLECISNLRDESDKSGMRIVIELKRNEIPEIVLNKLYKQTQLQNTFGMNMLALVNGQPKLLNLKEILYYFILHRKEVIKRRTIFELRKAREYAHILEGLTIALTNIDNFIQIIRSTSTPQEAKNKIIESTWNLPDVSKIIGFNKKNYNTISKINNISKLQNNDMYKLSDIQAQEILKMPLQRLTNMEQKKIINKYENVIKKVIDLTDILSNSKRIIEIITDELNIIKNKYGSHKKNIRRSEIILNAINPSTEDLIASQDMVITLSNLGYIKSQPISEYRAQKRGGRGKKAMMTKDEDWINQLFIANTHDYILCFSNYGRLYWLKVWQIPQGSRNSRGKPIINMFSLKNKEKITVILPLSNNKRDFPKNNYVFMSTSLGIVKKTLLSNFSNPRKSGIIAVNLSNEDFLIGAALTDGSYDIMLFSDSGKAVRFNENSVRAMGRSARGVIGMRLEKKQKVIALLVSNNQKQSVLTATENGYGKRTLIKEYTKHNRGTKGIISIKTNKRNGKVVAATLVNRYHEIMLITTGGILIRTRVSEIRKMGRSTQGVILITVENKSKLCGVQRVMENDIKDNKNNSICNKNNNI; encoded by the coding sequence ATGAATCAATTTGCTAAAGAAGTAATTTCTATTTTACTTGAAGAGGAAATGTGTAAAAGTTATCTTGATTATGCGATGAGTGTAATTGTTGGGAGAGCATTACCAGATGTGCGGGATGGATTAAAACCAGTTCATAGACGTGTATTATTTGCTATGCATGAAATGAATAATTTATGGAATCGTCCTTTTGTAAAATGTGCACGAGTTGTTGGGGAAACTATGGGAAAATACCATCCTCATGGTGATGTATCAATTTATGATGCTTTAGTAAGAATGGCACAATCATTTTCTTTACGTTGCACATTAGTAGATGGACAAGGTAATTTTGGTTCTATAGATGGGGATAGTGCTGCGGCAATGCGTTATACTGAATGTCGTTTAAATAAAATTTCTAATGAATTACTTATTGATTTAGATAAAGAAACTATTAATTTTATTTCAAATTATGATGGAAAAGAAAAAGAACCATCTGTATTACCAACACGTATTCCAAATTTACTAATAAATGGTTCTTCTGGTATTGCTGTTGGTATGGCGACTAACATACCTCCTCATAATTTAACAGAAGTTATTGATGGTGTATTATATGTTTTACATAATCCAGAATGCTCAATTAATGATTTAATCAAGATAATTCCAGCTCCTGATTTTCCAACAGCAGGTATTATTTATGGATTATCTAGTGTTCATGATGGCTATTATACTGGAAAAGGTCGTGTAATAATACGAGCCAAAACTCATATAGAAGAATTTAATAGAGAAAATCGCACAGCAATTATTATTGATGAACTTCCATATCAAGTTAATAAAAAATCATTATTAGAAAAAATTTCTCAATTAGTTAAGGAAAAAAAATTAGAATGTATTTCTAATTTACGAGATGAATCAGATAAATCTGGGATGCGTATAGTTATTGAATTGAAGAGAAATGAAATACCAGAAATAGTATTAAATAAATTATATAAACAAACTCAGTTACAAAATACCTTTGGTATGAATATGTTAGCATTAGTTAATGGACAGCCTAAATTATTAAACCTAAAAGAAATACTTTATTATTTTATTTTACATCGTAAAGAAGTAATAAAACGAAGGACTATTTTTGAATTACGTAAAGCGCGTGAGTACGCTCATATTCTAGAAGGATTAACGATAGCATTAACAAACATTGATAATTTTATACAGATTATTCGTTCAACATCCACACCTCAAGAAGCGAAAAATAAAATTATTGAATCTACATGGAATTTACCTGATGTTAGTAAAATAATTGGTTTTAATAAAAAAAATTATAATACTATTTCAAAAATTAATAACATATCTAAATTACAAAATAATGATATGTATAAATTATCTGATATACAGGCTCAAGAAATTTTAAAGATGCCTTTACAACGTTTAACTAATATGGAACAAAAAAAAATAATTAATAAATATGAAAACGTTATAAAAAAAGTTATAGATTTAACAGATATATTATCTAATTCAAAACGAATTATAGAAATAATTACTGATGAACTAAATATAATTAAAAATAAATATGGAAGCCATAAAAAAAATATACGGCGCTCTGAAATAATTTTAAATGCCATAAATCCTAGTACGGAAGATTTAATTGCATCTCAAGATATGGTAATTACATTATCAAATTTAGGATATATCAAATCTCAACCAATTTCTGAATATCGCGCACAAAAACGAGGAGGTAGAGGAAAAAAAGCCATGATGACAAAAGATGAAGATTGGATTAATCAACTATTTATAGCTAATACACATGATTATATCTTATGTTTTTCTAATTATGGTAGATTATATTGGCTAAAGGTTTGGCAAATCCCTCAGGGATCTCGAAATTCACGAGGTAAACCAATTATTAACATGTTTTCATTAAAAAATAAAGAAAAAATTACTGTAATTTTACCTTTATCTAATAATAAACGTGATTTTCCAAAAAATAATTATGTTTTTATGTCAACTAGTCTAGGTATTGTTAAAAAAACTTTATTGTCAAATTTTAGTAATCCACGTAAATCTGGAATTATTGCTGTTAATTTAAGTAATGAGGATTTTTTAATTGGAGCAGCATTAACTGATGGTAGTTATGATATTATGCTTTTTTCGGATTCTGGTAAAGCAGTACGTTTTAATGAAAATTCTGTACGAGCAATGGGACGCTCGGCTCGGGGAGTTATAGGTATGAGGCTAGAAAAGAAACAAAAAGTTATAGCCTTATTAGTCTCAAATAATCAAAAACAATCAGTTTTAACTGCAACCGAAAATGGTTATGGTAAACGTACGTTAATAAAAGAATACACAAAACACAATAGAGGTACTAAAGGAATAATTTCAATTAAAACTAATAAACGAAATGGGAAAGTTGTAGCGGCAACATTGGTTAATAGGTATCATGAAATTATGTTAATTACAACTGGAGGTATTCTTATACGCACACGTGTTTCAGAAATTCGTAAAATGGGAAGATCTACTCAAGGAGTTATTTTAATAACTGTTGAAAATAAATCTAAATTATGTGGAGTACAACGTGTAATGGAAAACGATATTAAAGATAATAAAAATAATAGCATATGTAATAAAAATAATAACATATAA
- the cmk gene encoding (d)CMP kinase produces MIKKYIPVITIDGPTASGKGTVAQLVASKLGFHYLDSGALYRLVTLSAINNNVQLDNELELVILIKKLNYNFLGKEVYLNGVNVTTLIRNEKVSNNASKIAKFKNIRKELFKIQVKFRKFPGLVADGRDMGTTVFPDAFLKIFLTADIKQRTKRRYKQLMQKGFSVSMSDLLINLIKRDIRDKTRNLSPLKCPEQAHLLNTSKMNINQVVNQILDWYKYKKN; encoded by the coding sequence ATGATAAAAAAATATATTCCAGTTATAACAATAGATGGTCCAACTGCCTCTGGAAAAGGAACTGTAGCACAATTAGTTGCATCGAAATTAGGTTTTCATTACTTAGATTCAGGTGCATTATATCGATTAGTTACCTTATCTGCAATTAATAATAATGTACAACTAGATAATGAACTAGAATTAGTTATTTTAATAAAAAAACTGAACTACAATTTTTTAGGTAAAGAAGTATATTTGAATGGTGTTAATGTAACCACATTAATTCGAAATGAAAAAGTAAGTAATAATGCCTCAAAAATTGCAAAATTTAAAAATATACGAAAAGAATTATTTAAAATACAAGTGAAATTTCGTAAATTTCCAGGATTAGTGGCAGATGGACGTGATATGGGTACAACAGTTTTTCCGGATGCTTTTTTAAAAATATTCTTAACAGCAGATATTAAACAAAGAACCAAAAGAAGATATAAACAATTGATGCAAAAAGGTTTTTCTGTTAGCATGAGTGATTTGTTAATAAATTTGATAAAACGTGATATTCGTGATAAAACTCGTAACTTATCGCCTTTAAAATGCCCTGAACAGGCGCATTTATTAAATACCTCTAAAATGAACATTAATCAAGTAGTAAATCAGATATTAGATTGGTATAAATATAAAAAAAATTAA
- a CDS encoding cryptochrome/photolyase family protein, which translates to MKIFKKTLFWFRRDLRIQDNTALYYALRQSMEVYCVFIFDKNILDPLRSQGIIEDRRIEFIFKSIIELSINLQNYDSDLIIRYAIASKEIKKLVIKLNIDAVMINHDYEPQAIIRDKLIKKELKVIGCKFFSYKDQVIFEKNEILNKTGKPYSIFSFYQKKWIEKVKSNKCYLQSYPVNSYLNNLVHSSKLHKIINNNIISLNDLGFCKSNLSSLGIKTGASGAKILLNNFIKKIKNYNINRNYPSINGTSYLSIHLRFGTISIRKLVKLIFKFIKKHYKTDCIGYFTWLSQLIWRDFYQMILYCHPNVVNKSFKKEYDNILWESDNYAKKNFLNWCKGYTGYPLIDSAIIQLNSSGYMHNRLRMVTASFLIKNMGINWKWGENYFANKLNDFDLASNNGNWQWSASSGCSSQPFFRIFNPIIQSKKFDYQGIFIRKYLPQLSKLSNKYIHSPWKASSYKLEKAGIILGKNYPKPILEHSLSKKNILKRYNFIKKYPK; encoded by the coding sequence ATAAAAATTTTTAAAAAAACTTTATTTTGGTTTCGTCGTGATCTTCGTATACAAGATAATACTGCGTTATATTATGCGTTACGTCAAAGCATGGAGGTATATTGTGTATTCATATTTGATAAAAATATCTTAGATCCTTTACGTTCTCAAGGTATTATTGAGGATCGTAGAATTGAATTTATATTTAAAAGTATTATTGAACTAAGTATTAATCTACAAAATTATGATAGTGATCTAATTATACGTTATGCTATTGCCTCAAAAGAAATTAAAAAATTAGTTATAAAGCTAAATATTGACGCAGTAATGATAAATCATGATTATGAACCTCAAGCAATAATACGTGATAAATTAATTAAAAAAGAATTAAAAGTAATAGGATGCAAATTTTTTAGCTATAAGGATCAAGTTATTTTTGAAAAAAATGAAATTTTAAATAAAACAGGAAAACCATATTCTATATTTTCTTTTTATCAAAAAAAATGGATAGAAAAAGTTAAAAGTAATAAATGTTATTTACAATCTTATCCAGTTAACTCTTATCTAAATAATTTAGTACATTCTTCTAAATTACATAAAATAATTAATAATAACATAATTTCATTAAATGATCTTGGATTTTGTAAAAGTAACTTATCTTCCCTAGGTATTAAAACAGGAGCGTCTGGAGCAAAAATATTATTAAATAATTTTATTAAAAAAATTAAAAATTATAATATAAATAGAAATTATCCTTCTATTAATGGAACTTCTTATTTGTCTATACATTTAAGATTTGGAACAATATCAATTCGAAAATTAGTAAAACTAATTTTTAAATTCATAAAAAAACATTATAAAACTGACTGTATTGGATATTTTACATGGTTATCTCAGTTAATATGGCGTGATTTTTATCAAATGATTTTATATTGCCATCCAAATGTAGTAAATAAATCTTTTAAAAAGGAGTATGATAATATTCTTTGGGAAAGTGATAACTATGCAAAAAAAAATTTTTTAAATTGGTGTAAAGGGTATACTGGTTATCCATTAATTGATTCTGCTATTATTCAATTAAATTCAAGCGGTTATATGCATAATAGATTAAGAATGGTAACTGCAAGTTTCTTAATAAAAAATATGGGTATTAATTGGAAATGGGGAGAAAATTATTTCGCAAATAAGTTAAATGATTTTGATTTAGCATCTAATAATGGTAATTGGCAATGGTCAGCATCTTCTGGTTGTTCTTCTCAACCATTTTTTCGTATTTTTAATCCAATTATTCAATCTAAAAAATTTGATTATCAAGGAATTTTTATTCGTAAATATCTTCCACAATTATCAAAATTATCAAATAAATATATTCATTCTCCCTGGAAAGCAAGTTCTTATAAATTAGAAAAAGCTGGAATTATATTAGGAAAAAATTACCCAAAGCCTATTTTAGAACACAGTTTATCTAAAAAAAATATTTTAAAACGTTATAATTTTATTAAAAAATATCCTAAATAG